A window from Plectropomus leopardus isolate mb chromosome 3, YSFRI_Pleo_2.0, whole genome shotgun sequence encodes these proteins:
- the LOC121937702 gene encoding retinal Mueller cells isomerohydrolase-like, with protein MVSRVEHPAAGYRKIFETVEELNEPIPAEISGVIPSWLGGSLLRVGPGLFEVGDEPYHHLFDGQALMHKFDLKDGQVTYYRKFIRTDAYVRAMTENRIVITEFGTAVYPDPCKNIFSRFFTYFRGIEITDNCTVNVYPIGEDFYATTETNYITKVDPDSLETLKKVDLCKYLSVNGLTAHPHIDADGTVYNIGNCFGKNMSLAYNIVKIPPAQKDKSDPIEKSQVVVQLPSSERLKPSYVHSFGMTDNYFVFVEQPVKINLLKFLSAWSIRGATYMDCFESNDSMGTWFHLATKDPAEYLSSHKFRTSAFNIFHHINTYEEEGFIVVDLCTWKGHDFVYNYLYLANIKEQWEEVKKAAMRAPQPEVRRYVLPLDIQKEEQGKNLVSLSYTTATAVLRSDGTIWLEPEVLFSGPRQAFEFPQINYSLCRGKKYSFAYGLGLNHFIPDRIVKLNVQTKETWVWQEDDCYPSEPLFVPTPGATEEDDGVLLSIVVKPGAERPGVLLVLDAMKLTELARAEVNTIIPVTFHGMYKP; from the exons ATGGTCAGTCG TGTGGAGCATCCAGCTGCAGGCTACAGGAAGATCTTTGAGACAGTGGAGGAGCTGAACGAACCTATACCTGCTGAGATCTCTG gtgttaTACCTTCATGGCTGGGTGGCAGTCTTCTCAGAGTGGGTCCAGGCCTTTTCGAAGTGGGAGATGAACCTTACCATCACCTTTTTGATGGACAGGCTCTCATGCACAAGTTTGACCTGAAGGACGGTCAGGTGACCTACTACAGGAA GTTCATCAGGACGGATGCGTATGTCCGTGCCATGACAGAGAACCGAATAGTCATCACAGAGTTTGGCACAGCAGTCTACCCAGACCCCTGCAAAAACATCTTCTCCAG ATTCTTTACTTACTTCAGAGGCATTGAGATAACAGATAACTGCACAGTCAACGTCTATCCAATCGGCGAGGATTTCTATGCCACCACAGAGACCAATTACATCACCAAAGTTGATCCCGACTCGCTGGAGACTTTAAAGAAG GTGGACCTGTGCAAGTACCTGTCAGTGAATGGGTTGACTGCCCACCCCCACATTGATGCAGATGGTACAGTCTATAACATTGGCAACTGCTTTGGCAAGAACATGAGTCTGGCTTATAACATCGTCAAGATCCCACCTGCTCAGAAAG ACAAGTCAGATCCCATAGAGAAATCCCAGGTCGTGGTTCAACTTCCCAGCAGCGAGAGACTAAAACCCTCCTATGTTCACAG TTTCGGTATGACAGACAACTATTTTGTGTTCGTGGAGCAGCCAGTAAAGATCAACCTGCTCAAGTTCCTGTCGGCTTGGAGCATCAGAGGAGCCACATACATGGACTGCTTTGAATCCAACGACAGCATGGGG ACATGGTTTCACCTGGCCACTAAGGACCCAGCTGAGTATCTGAGCAGCCACAAGTTCAGAACGTCAGCGTTCAACATTTTCCACCATATTAACACCTATGAGGAGGAGGGGTTCATCGTGGTCGATCTCTGCACATGGAAAGG TCATGACTTTGTGTATAACTACCTGTACCTGGCCAACATAAAGGAGCAGTGGGAGGAAGTGAAGAAAGCAGCGATGAGGGCTCCTCAGCCTGAGGTCAGACGTTACGTATTGCCGCTGGATATACAAAAG gaggagcaggggaAGAATCTGGTCTCTCTCTCCTACACAACAGCAACTGCTGTTCTTCGAAGCGATGGCACCATCTGGCTGGAACCTGAAGTCCTCTTCTCTGGACCAAGACAGG cctttGAGTTTCCCCAGATTAACTACTCTCTGTGTCGTGGGAAGAAGTATTCCTTCGCTTATGGTCTTGGACTCAACCACTTTATCCCTGACAGG ATAGTCAAGCTGAACGTACAAACCAAAGAGACCTGGGTGTGGCAGGAGGACGACTGTTACCCCTCAGAGCCGCTGTTTGTACCAACACCTGGAGCCACAGAGGAGGACGacg GTGTGCTGTTGAGTATCGTGGTGAAGCCGGGTGCAGAGAGACCAGGTGTCCTGCTGGTGCTGGATGCCATGAAACTGACAGAGCTGGCCAGGGCTGAGGTCAACACCATTATCCCAGTGACCTTCCACGGCATGTACaaaccatga